The genomic window TCCAGGAGAGGCCCCTGAGGCTGGGCTCCCAGTGGCTCTGGGACAGCAGGCTCTCCTTCACCCGCGTCCTCTGACTCTTCCAGAAGCGAGACAGGGCGGCAGCCTGTTCAGCGCTCACCCCGGCACCTCCCTGCTTCTTGGTCTGGGCTGTGAGGAAGGCCTCCAGCTGGGTGTGGTCCATGTCTGCTGAAGCAATGGACTGAGAGGCATGGGATGGGACAGACAGCCACAATTAGTACATTCAATAATAACAAGCAGAGAGAAATGTATGTGAAGGCAGTTTTCCAAAACATGACAACTACAACGTGAATTTCATTTGTTTAACTAttgaagtaaaaactgaaaactagATAAAAACTACACTGTGTGCACGATAAATAGGCGAGCTGTAATTTCGAGGATTAATTTTAATATTAAGCAACTACAAAGCTCTTGGTCATTCCCAAATGTTAATAAACCTCCAACCTGAATATTTAACAAAGTAAAAGTGAGGGTTTGGCTTTCTTAGGAGAATATTTATGTGTGCACAATTATTAtgcaactaaatgaaaaaaaaaatcccatctcATTTGCTTGTTATctgttaaagttgtttttttgtttgtttgtttttttttaattgtattgatTATTTGAGACCACACCCTCCCTTATTATACAAATATATTTCACCTGAGAATGATTGAATTTGTGTCTCATCTGTGCTGTCTGACATATTGCAATTCCACTCTATTGTATATCCAAACCGTAGAAGAATTATTCAAGTAACGAGAATCTGCAATGTCTGATTGTCTCGTTTATGTTTTCAGACATTTTACAAAACCAGAGGtacaaaaataactgaaaagTCAGCCATGACAAGATTACTACATGCAATACtaaaatcagaggtgtcaaaagtgttcccattcattactcaggtagaagtatagatactagggtttaaacagatttctgtagaagctgaagtagcaactcaagctttttactcaagtaaacatgtaaaagtactggtttcactACCACTTAAAGTattaaagtaaatgtaaggggggggggggatgccattaggacaaaagcttaggctgCACCACAGAGGCCTATAGTGtgctaccccacctccccaaaaaacatttttccaaaTGACTATAATACGGAGTccaaatgttaatgttgaaaaaactcgggatgcactagtctacctgttgcATATATGCCTAttgaaaatgaacgcattttagtacaatgcaaatgtatcaaagaaccatatatgagcactactgagcattaacgtgTCTTGTGGAgcggaagatatgatgactagttgaatataagtattggaatggtgcaaaaagtcaaacTTCAGAAACATGTTATCAATAACCTTTACTGGAATGTAAGCTTAGCTGCAGGACTCTGTGAGGGCAACAGATGTAAAATAAACCTGGACAAGAACATTGGTGTACCCAGGGCAGACTTAGTAACAACTGCCCTTGTATGGTTGTCTATATACAGTAGGGTGGTTGGGACATTTTGCTTGAGTTCTCTTGAGTCTCTGCCATGAACATCATACTAGGCAACATATCTGTTATGTCCTTGCTGGGGTGTGACGTGATTTGTGTCATGTGCAGGAGCGATGGATtacatacaaaccaatagggtgtcagaatggtatgtttatccttctcatccaaccacactCAGATTCACTATCCGGATGGCACAATTtgtctggattttttttaattgaacaatgacacgccagaatgaaaacaagccaaaatgaaatgGAAGTAATGGGATTATTTTTGAAATGTaaagagtagaaagtacagataattgtgcgtaaatgtaaggagtagaaataaaaagttggctgaaaaataattactccagtaaagtactgATAACCAAAACTAATACGTAAGTACGGTAACTAAGTATTTGTCCTTAGTTTCTTGACACCTCTGAGTAAGATATTTAATTAAATGTGTCTTCATGACCCAAATAATGACTGCTTCTTACTCCCCTTTCTTCAGCATTCTACCAGTACTTTTTTCTGTGTCTCATCTTATTTTACACTTCATATTTTATAGATTATTCTCTATTATACTAAAACTGTTGTAAGTTATAGTTGTACTATATTTTGCATCATAGCTGTATTTGCTCCAAACAACTTTGCTGTACTTGTATGACCACAAAACAGaccttgttgttgttttagttcatccCCGTGCttacaacaaccaaaacacaCAGGATTATAGTATTTCAGTGTATCCAGTATTGTCACACTCATACAGTTATTAGCTGATAACTGTGTGTACACTATAACAGGACGTAACCAGCCGACTCTGCACCTAAACCTGTCACGTACGTCAACAAAAGTCACCTCCAAATGACACCTATGATACTTCTAAAACATGATCTGAAGCTAAATATTAATCACTATAtattaataagtaaaataaattcaCAAAGACATGAAAACTGTGTCTGATTTTGGACTTGGCGTGTTTTCAGCAGCGGGTTTTTACCTTCAAAAGGCCTCTCATTTTGTCGTGTAAAGCCTTGAACTCGTCTTGCGACAGGTCCGGATATAATTCACTTTTCAACAGCTCCTCTGTGATTTCGGGGTTGTTATAATACACTTTTTGGGCGATTCCATTCAATAGACCGCTCAAAGACTTAGTAGCATCTACATC from Sphaeramia orbicularis chromosome 1, fSphaOr1.1, whole genome shotgun sequence includes these protein-coding regions:
- the commd1 gene encoding COMM domain-containing protein 1, which gives rise to MADVDATKSLSGLLNGIAQKVYYNNPEITEELLKSELYPDLSQDEFKALHDKMRGLLKSIASADMDHTQLEAFLTAQTKKQGGAGVSAEQAAALSRFWKSQRTRVKESLLSQSHWEPSLRGLSWRVDLQTAAGRGDAAQGGPVALVELELGRMGQDSEFVCLEFDEAKVNQMLKKMADIQNSIDSIVHRTSQQKNAEA